One genomic segment of Mobula hypostoma chromosome 2, sMobHyp1.1, whole genome shotgun sequence includes these proteins:
- the LOC134342866 gene encoding matrix metalloproteinase-9-like, with amino-acid sequence MMLTEVVLAFALLAHSSFCAPTTPPHFTFPGEQTMMDIDMAMNYLQRFGYVNLKGKSNSLISLKSAITTMQKKLSLPKTGVFDTETLNAMKRPRCGVPDVLSYKTFDDEKWDHTNLTYRIVFYTPDLDPAVVDDAIARAFKLWSDITPLTFTRIYSGEADIMISFGRKWHGDPYPFDGKDGLLAHAYPPGKDIYGDLHGDAHFDDDELWTLGKGAAVKTHYGNANGDFCHFPFTFDGKTYKACTTEGRSDGYLWCATTPDYDRDQKYGFCPQGLLYTFGGNSYSAPCVFPFVFDGKSYDQCTSDGRSDGLKWCSTTSNYEVDRKYGFCPNPADAVVGGNSDGDRCVFPFKFFGKTYSECTTDGRSDGKLWCATTSNFNEDKKWGFCPNAGYSLFLVAAHEFGHSLGLDHSSVKDALMYPMYKYIENFELSRDDVAGIQHLYGAKEDSTPTSTMAPGATTEEPSATTVTLVSTDVPPTTTAEPSTDICSIDIYDAIASIKDTLHFFKNGYVWKLAAKKKLIKGPIPIAKLWPKAPSKIDAAFEDPYSQEVYIFSGRMYWVFSDSRLLHGYPKDISKLGIDEQVDHIVGGLMINRRNVQLIGGQKIWRFNMETQRVDRIRQIYDDFRHVPVDSNIVFMHETNFYFLRDQFFWKMDSNYRVTYVGYFHHQLLNCKQRA; translated from the exons ATGATGCTGACAGAGGTGGTGTTGGCCTTTGCTCTGCTTGCACACTCTTCCTTCTGTGCACCGACAACTCCCCCGCACTTTACATTTCCTGGGGAGCAAACAATGATGGATATTGACATGGCAATG AACTACCTGCAGAGATTTGGCTATGTGAATTTAAAAGGGAAGAGCAATTCCTTGATTAGTCTAAAATCTGCCATCACAACTATGCAAAAGAAATTAAGTTTGCCCAAAACAGGAGTATTTGATACAGAAACGCTCAATGCCATGAAACGGCCACGCTGTGGAGTCCCTGATGTCCTTAGTTACAAGACATTCGATGATGAAAAGTGGGATCACACTAATTTAACCTACAG AATAGTATTCTATACACCTGACCTGGATCCAGCAGTTGTTGACGATGCAATCGCCCGTGCTTTTAAACTATGGAGTGATATCACTCCATTGACGTTCACTAGAATTTATAGTGGAGAAGCAGACATCATGATTTCATTTGGCAGAAAAT GGCATGGAGACCCATATCCATTTGATGGAAAAGATGGTCTATTGGCACATGCCTACCCACCTGGAAAGGATATATATGGCGATCTGCATGGTGATGCCCATTTTGATGATGATGAGCTCTGGACCTTGGGAAAAGGAGCAG CGGTTAAAACTCATTACGGAAATGCCAATGGGGATTTCTGCCACTTTCCATTCACGTTTGATGGTAAGACATACAAGGCCTGCACTACAGAAGGAAGATCGGACGGGTATCTCTGGTGCGCCACAACCCCAGACTACGACAGAGACCAGAAGTATGGATTCTGCCCACAAGGAT tgcTCTACACCTTTGGTGGGAATAGTTACAGTGCACCTTGTGTGTTCCCCTTTGTATTCGATGGCAAGAGTTACGATCAGTGCACGTCGGATGGTCGTAGTGATGGTCTCAAATGGTGCTCAACCACCAGCAACTATGAGGTGGATAGAAAGTATGGCTTCTGTCCGAATCCAG CTGACGCTGTGGTGGGTGGAAATTCTGATGGCGATAGGTGTGTATTTCCCTTCAAATTTTTTGGCAAAACGTACAGTGAGTGCACCACGGACGGCCGATCGGATGGGAAGCTCTGGTGTGCAACCACCAGCAACTTCAATGAGGACAAGAAGTGGGGCTTCTGCCCAAATGCTG GATACAGCCTGTTTTTGGTGGCAGCTCATGAGTTTGGACATTCTCTCGGATTGGATCATTCATCTGTCAAAGATGCCCTGATGTACCCGATGTACAAGTACATAGAGAACTTCGAATTGTCAAGGGATGATGTTGCGGGAATACAGCATCTATATG GAGCTAAAGAAGATTCTACACCCACGTCTACAATGGCACCAGGTGCAACAACAGAAGAACCAAGTGCAACAACAGTCACACTAGTTTCAACAGATGTGCCCCCCACGACTACTGCTGAgccctccacagacatctgtagtATTGACATATATGATGCCATTGCAAGTATAAAGGATACACTCCATTTCTTCAAGAACGG gTATGTCTGGAAACTTGCAGCAAAAAAGAAACTTATCAAAGGACCAATTCCAATTGCAAAGTTGTGGCCAAAAGCTCCTTCCAAAATTGATGCTGCTTTCGAAGATCCATACAGCCAGGAAGTTTATATTTTCTCAG ggagaatgtactggGTATTTTCTGACAGCCGGCTGCTCCACGGATATCCCAAAGATATCAGCAAACTGGGCATTGATGAGCAAGTGGACCATATTGTCGGTGGCCTCATGATAAATCGAAGGAATGTGCAGCTGATCGGTGGGCAGAAGATTTGGAG ATTCAACATGGAGACACAAAGAGTGGACAGGATCCGACAAATTTATGATGATTTCCGTCATGTGCCTGTTGATTCCAATATTGTATTCATGCACGAAA CGAACTTCTATTTCCTCCGTGATCAATTCTTCTGGAAAATGGACAGTAACTATCGTGTTACCTATGTGGGATATTTTCATCATCAACTACTGAACTGCAAGCAACGTGCTTGA